A region of Trypanosoma brucei brucei TREU927 chromosome 1, complete sequence DNA encodes the following proteins:
- a CDS encoding hypothetical protein, unlikely (GPI-Anchor Signal predicted for Tb927.1.2610 by DGPI v2.04 with cleavage site probability 0.74819994 near 17), translating into MGIFNHQQLMGPSFQFSSLLKRFFVVFLFFFVFCFGVLQIK; encoded by the coding sequence ATGGGCATTTTCAACCATCAACAATTGATGGGCCCTTCATTTCagttctcttctcttctgaagaggttttttgttgtttttttgtttttttttgttttttgttttggggttttgcaaataaaataa
- a CDS encoding pumillio RNA binding protein, putative — protein MEVRDVNTHGGGHTAGGRPAIIKRDEQSRAIPSSSTVTNEPATRVKPERQSNATQTEADMYVPSVYHDVNNTVELQRPASAPPLSYAECPCAACAQQLSSYPAAAPMRRPPTSPYGTITTQQYNTYAAPQTPLQSHQSRNLSVHPQQRTTAAATATATAPPVPTLSRPAPSTSGDYGHYQQEPHYPPQQKEQPQQHQYPRHNVIQHQPYQLYAQPRPSQQPPPSQAPIYSKAVTAPTALDVHPLIDTTSEFLRKCAGRVVELACTPDGRSMLINALSSQDAALVDTMVREIADDLERVALDVHGCHVLRALQSYASAEHTRILVSCFTETLVLNLCTATQHTRHILESLFQRRLIDLQPIIDVLASHSRYLAATQQGCISFMHILEFCNEAQKKQLISPLVPYFAHVALDPFGNYVVQRIIQSIGLDASEYITSCFAGELLNMSCNKFGSNVVEETIKVCGGVPAVRRLLMEELISKPGALQRLVQDSFGNFVVQTFIGSITDQNELKYVNERLRPVLQNSPYAARIETRLRTALTAASKRNSQASAHCQQRQPHPNRCSQHYPTHPGTPTQLAADAPPCFAPPSSSFAHVATTAASHHQPRQQPQQQQQQQQQFMSPRYQPPPCNKAAFPQRQQNRRQSHSQPRRQPQQQHHHQHQQQVDCDDGEC, from the coding sequence ATGGAAGTACGCGATGTGAATACACATGGCGGAGGCCATACGGCAGGTGGAAGGCCTGCCATCATAAAGCGGGACGAGCAGTCCAGGGCCATTCCCTCTTCATCCACCGTAACTAACGAGCCCGCGACGCGCGTCAAGCCGGAGCGGCAGTCAAATGCCACGCAAACGGAGGCGGACATGTATGTGCCAAGTGTTTACCATGATGTGAACAATACAGTGGAACTGCAACGACCTGCAAGCGCTCCACCATTGAGTTACGCGGAGTGCCCGTGTGCGGCGTGTGCTCAACAACTCTCTTCCTACCCCGCAGCAGCTCCGATGCGGAGGCCCCCGACGAGCCCCTACGGAACAATCACCACGCAACAATATAACACATATGCTGCGCCTCAAACACCACTGCAGTCGCACCAAAGTAGAAACCTATCTGTGCATCCGCAACAACGGACAACTGCTgcggcaacggcaacagcaacagcgccCCCGGTGCCGACCCTCTCGCGACCCGCCCCATCAACAAGCGGCGACTATGGTCATTACCAGCAGGAGCCGCATTACCCACCACAGCAGAAGGAACAaccgcaacaacatcaatatCCGCGCCATAATGTCATTCAGCATCAGCCCTATCAGCTGTACGCGCAACCGCGCCCCTCACAACAGCCACCCCCGAGCCAAGCGCCGATATATAGTAAAGCAGTGACGGCTCCAACGGCACTTGATGTCCATCCCCTCATTGATACCACCAGCGAGTTTCTTCGTAAATGTGCTGGGCGTGTGGTGGAACTGGCCTGCACGCCGGACGGTCGCTCGATGTTGATTAACGCCTTGTCCTCGCAGGATGCCGCTTTAGTGGATACCATGGTGAGGGAAATCGCTGATGACTTGGAAAGGGTAGCACTTGATGTGCATGGCTGCCACGTGCTTCGTGCGCTGCAGAGCTACGCGAGCGCTGAGCACACGAGAATTCTTGTTTCATGCTTCACGGAGACACTAGTGCTGAACCTCTGTACGGCGACGCAGCACACCCGACACATCCTTGAGTCTCTTTTTCAGCGTCGGTTAATTGACCTCCAACCGATTATTGATGTGCTCGCCTCGCACTCGCGGTACCTTGCCGCCACGCAGCAGGGATGCATCTCTTTCATGCACATATTGGAATTCTGCAACGAAGCCCAAAAGAAGCAACTAATTTCCCCATTGGTACCGTACTTCGCCCATGTTGCCTTGGATCCGTTTGGAAACTACGTCGTGCAACGTATCATTCAGAGTATTGGCCTTGACGCGTCGGAATACATTACATCGTGCTTCGCTGGGGAGCTGCTTAATATGAGCTGCAACAAGTTTGGCAGTAATGTCGTAGAAGAAACTATAAAGGTTTGTGGTGGGGTCCCGGCTGTACGAAGGCTCCTGATGGAAGAGCTGATCAGTAAGCCCGGTGCCTTGCAGCGTCTCGTGCAGGACAGTTTCGGGAACTTTGTGGTGCAAACCTTCATTGGGAGTATCACCGACCAAAATGAATTGAAGTACGTCAACGAACGCCTTCGTCCGGTATTGCAGAACAGTCCGTACGCCGCCCGCATTGAGACGAGACTTCGCACTGCCCTTACAGCTGCATCCAAGAGAAACAGCCAGGCAAGTGCTCACTGTCAGCAACGCCAACCTCATCCCAATCGCTGCTCGCAACATTATCCCACACACCCCGGTACGCCAACTCAATTGGCAGCCGATGCACCGCCGTGTTTTGCCCctccctcatcatcatttgCTCATGTTGCCACAACTGCCGCCTCCCATCATCAGCCGCGGCAACagccacaacaacagcagcagcagcagcagcaattcATGAGCCCTCGCTATCAACCCCCACCATGCAACAAAGCGGCCTTTCCGCAGCGTCAGCAAAATAGGCGGCAGAGCCATTCTCAACCGAGGCGacagccacaacaacaacatcatcatcagcatcAGCAACAGGTTGATTGTGATGACGGAGAATGTTAG
- the TbEAP1 gene encoding RNasePH-like protein; exosome-associated protein 1; Rrp42 homologue — translation MQFGPVVSEAEIRTVQDGIANGVRSDGRSLTQRRPFTVVTNRGSTTHFEGSSVEVHCDGTTVVAAATPSVVELDIDRGQAPRGSLFVNIDAVPAVVEHYAQSVRNNSARYRQAFLSFLATAIRQTFGAQGVTAEERQQQLGIAEAEIIADEGDDEQREDAFGGRGAAEEKPVEETAEQRVDCCGFPGEQLYIGGGYAFRIDVDAHVLQAHGGSLASIVALAVHAALKTVRLPSVTLHEASAGFSLEVNYSKPYATAVNWSRLPVLSVVHVSPTRHYVVDPTRLEELALPQQLRVAVNSFGQVFHMRFQQLPSRRGNAMRLIRSPREEAGKDNSNDNSERDVDGDDVDDSSRRGFDAGVKGTVGGMNMPDMAAVLHAAVHISQAVIAECDEALAGSSG, via the coding sequence ATGCAGTTTGGCCCTGTTGTCAGTGAGGCGGAAATACGGACGGTGCAGGACGGCATTGCAAACGGTGTTCGCAGTGACGGCCGATCCCTTACGCAGCGCCGTCCCTTCACCGTTGTGACTAACCGCGGCTCAACCACACATTTTGAAGGCAGTAGTGTTGAGGTGCATTGCGATGGTACCACTGTTGTGGCCGCTGCAACACCGTCAGTTGTGGAACTGGACATCGACCGCGGCCAGGCACCGCGTGGCTCATTGTTTGTCAACATCGATGCCGTTCCCGCTGTGGTGGAGCATTACGCGCAATCGGTGCGAAATAACAGCGCCCGCTACCGTCAagccttcctttccttcttagCAACGGCCATCCGTCAAACGTTCGGGGCACAAGGCGTTACGGCTGaggagcggcagcagcaactgggAATTGCGGAGGCGGAGATTATTGCTGATGAGGGAGATGATGAACAAAGGGAGGATGCCTTCGGGGGAAGAGGCGCAGCAGAGGAGAAGCCGGTGGAAGAGACTGCGGAACAACGGGTGGATTGTTGCGGATTTCCCGGTGAACAATTGTATATTGGAGGGGGATATGCTTTTCGTATTGATGTGGACGCGCATGTACTGCAGGCTCATGGGGGGAGTTTGGCCTCCATCGTGGCGCTAGCGGTGCATGCTGCACTCAAAACTGTACGACTACCAAGTGTTACCCTTCACGAAGCCTCCGCCGGGTTTTCACTGGAAGTGAACTACAGTAAACCGTATGCCACAGCAGTAAATTGGAGTCGGCTACCGGTGTTGAGTGTTGTGCATGTGTCGCCCACGCGGCATTATGTGGTGGATCCAACGCGGTTGGAGGAGTTGGCGCTGCCGCAGCAGTTGCGTGTGGCAGTCAACAGCTTCGGGCAAGTGTTTCACATGCGATTTCAGCAGTTGCCTTCGCGCCGCGGGAATGCCATGCGACTTATTCGCAGTCCGCGGGAGGAAGCTGGAAAGGATAACAGTAACGATAATAGCGAGCGCGAtgttgatggtgatgatgtggACGACAGTAGTCGAAGAGGTTTTGATGCCGGTGTTAAGGGAACGGTGGGTGGGATGAATATGCCCGACATGGCGGCAGTTCTGCACGCGGCTGTTCACATTTCACAGGCCGTCATTGCAGAGTGCGACGAGGCACTTGCGGGGAGTAGTGGGTAA
- a CDS encoding hypothetical protein, unlikely (unlikely gene predicted by glimmer), producing the protein MFFFFKNYYYYYFLLGDNMSLTATAVIIIIIIIIIIVLFFSSIFFFVFSLWGWVGGY; encoded by the coding sequence atgttttttttctttaaaaattattattattattattttcttctcggAGATAATATGTCACTTACTGCTACTGctgttatcatcattatcattattattattattattgtcctcttcttttcttctatttttttttttgttttctctctttggGGGTGGGTGGGGGGGTATTAA
- a CDS encoding hypothetical protein, unlikely (gene predicted by glimmer): MGFGKCAGADLETHNFFFFEEKKKEMYMYSFFEVQVESRAAAVQKMCWVFVLFGFIVVVVVVSVVFLFCFLFSFTLFSFLFSLHSFIFFFLTAGRS, translated from the coding sequence ATGGGATTTGGAAAGTGCGCTGGTGCTGATTTGGAAAcgcataatttttttttttttgaagaaaaaaaaaaagaaatgtataTGTACAGTTTTTTTGAGGTGCAAGTAGAGAGCAGGGCGGCAGCGGTGCAAAAGATGTGTTgggttttcgttttgttcggtttcattgttgttgttgttgttgtttctgttgtgtttttgttttgttttttattttcgtttactcttttctcttttctcttttcgcttcattcattcatttttttttttttgactgcaGGGCGCTCGTAA
- a CDS encoding hypothetical protein, unlikely (gene predicted by glimmer) gives MSLLLRLCVRLKELRQGFHAAVFHAKINAPTRLFIYIFFPSPPLPSPLFMSRTHFTPNVIIIIVIVDVAAIFSVPHRCALLCC, from the coding sequence ATGAGCCTGTTGTTGCGTTTATGTGTAAGATTAAAGGAACTGCGGCAGGGATTCCACGCGGCTGTTTTCCATGCAAAAATAAACGCTCCAAcacgtttatttatttatattttttttccctcccctcccctcccctcccccctgtTTATGTCACGCACGCATTTCACTCCCaatgttattattattattgttattgttgatgttgctgcCATTTTCAGTGTTCCGCATCGCTGTGCCCTTCTGTGTTGTTGA
- a CDS encoding axoneme central apparatus protein; importin alpha-1 subunit, which yields MPNRQIIQVFEEYQRARVKFVQTVADFASKPQHIDALQQAGVMQLLRPLLLDNVPSIQQSAALALGRLANYNEELAESVVSGDILAQLVYSLGDQSRFYKKSAAFVLRSVARHNAQLAQAVVGSQAVEALVGCLEDFDPTVKESAVWALGYVARHNAHLAQEVVDKGAIPPLVLCVQEPELSLKRTAASTLADIAKHLPELAQAVVDQDAVTHLAPLIGSNDGKLKRQVCQCLAQIAKHSVELAELVVEGEIFPRIFSLLKDSDETVRKNASTCIREVAKHTPELAQLIVNAGGVGALVDYTNESTGSARLPGIMTLGYISAFSETLALAVIVSCGIEPLSNALEKEQEDHIKSAAAWSLGQIGRHSADHAKAVADCNVLPKLLDLYLHPSSSDDLRMKSKRALKNIIQRCVQLPALEPLLHPEAPKNVLKYVCGQFAKVLPTDIAAKREFVANRGLATVQRIQPEPGSKLAEYIQSINNCYPPEIVQYYSPQYAQTFLEKIENYHVQQVQQH from the coding sequence ATGCCCAACAGGCAGATCATTCAGGTATTTGAGGAATACCAAAGGGCCCGTGTCAAGTTTGTACAGACGGTGGCAGATTTTGCTTCAAAACCACAACATATTGATGCCTTGCAGCAGGCCGGTGTCATGCAACTTCTTCGGCCACTGTTATTAGATAATGTACCTTCCATTCAACAGTCCGCAGCACTTGCATTGGGAAGGCTTGCCAATTACAATGAAGAACTTGCGGAAAGTGTCGTGTCCGGTGACATACTCGCGCAATTGGTTTATTCACTCGGTGATCAGAGCCGTTTTTACAAAAAGTCAGCAGCGTTTGTGTTACGCAGCGTGGCACGACATAATGCGCAACTGGCGCAGGCGGTGGTGGGCAGTCAAGCCGTGGAGGCCCTCGTTGGATGTTTGGAGGATTTTGACCCAACGGTGAAGGAAAGCGCCGTATGGGCGTTGGGTTATGTGGCACGACATAATGCCCATCTCGCGCAGGAGGTTGTTGACAAGGGCGCCATTCCGCCATTGGTATTATGCGTTCAGGAGCCGGAGCTTTCACTCAAGAGGACAGCGGCTTCAACACTCGCGGATATTGCGAAACATTTACCGGAACTTGCGCAAGCGGTGGTGGATCAGGACGCGGTTACGCACCTCGCGCCACTCATTGGCAGCAATGATGGAAAACTGAAGCGACAGGTGTGTCAGTGTCTTGCGCAGATTGCGAAGCACAGCGTGGAGTTGGCAGAGTTGGTGGTGGAGGGAGAAATATTTCCCCGTATATTTTCGCTACTGAAGGATAGCGATGAAACGGTACGCAAGAATGCCTCCACATGTATTCGGGAGGTTGCCAAACACACACCGGAGTTAGCGCAGCTTATTGTAAATGCGGGTGGCGTTGGAGCACTCGTAGACTACACAAATGAGTCTACTGGCAGCGCACGGTTGCCGGGAATTATGACACTCGGTTACATTTCTGCATTTTCTGAGACGCTCGCTCTCGCTGTCATTGTCTCCTGTGGTATTGAGCCATTGTCTAATGCACTggaaaaggaacaggaggaTCACATAAAGTCTGCGGCCGCATGGTCACTTGGGCAAATTGGCCGTCACAGTGCTGATCATGCAAAAGCTGTGGCAGACTGTAATGTACTTCCCAAACTGCTTGACCTCTACTTACATCCCAGCAGTTCGGATGATCTCCGCATGAAAAGTAAGCGGGCGCTCAAAAATATCATTCAGCGCTGCGTACAACTCCCCGCCTTGGAGCCATTGCTCCACCCGGAAGCACCAAAGAATGTTCTCAAGTACGTCTGTGGACAGTTTGCAAAGGTGTTACCAACAGATATCGCCGCCAAACGGGAGTTCGTAGCTAACCGTGGGCTTGCAACTGTGCAGCGCATTCAACCCGAACCCGGTTCCAAACTGGCGGAGTATATTCAAAGCATCAACAACTGCTACCCACCTGAGATTGTTCAATACTACTCGCCGCAGTATGCGCAGACATTCTtggagaaaatagaaaactaCCATGTCCAACAAGTGCAGCAGCATTAA